The nucleotide sequence CTTCGCCTTCGTGCCGCTCGAGGAAGTCTTGCAAACGCACATAGCCCTGCGCGGGATCAAAGGAGTCATGACTGCCGGGCTCGCTGTGCAGCACGAAGATCACCGGAAGCTTCCGCTCGCGGAAGGCCGCGATCAACCGGGCGACATTGTCCTCGAAGGCCGGGTTGTTGCGCCCCTGCCAGCGGGGGGCCACGCGGAACGATTCTTGAATATCGATGACCAGCAGGGCGGGAAGCGCTTCGTTCATGCCTCCAGGGTAAGCGGCGGCGCGACGCGCCTCGAGGGTCGGTTGTGCACGCTCGCGGACAGATTCGGCCTGGGGATGAGGTGGCGTAGGCCGTCCGGCGAAGGGTTATGCCCAAGACCGGGCCGTAAGATGACGCCACTGTCCCCCCAGGAGGTTTGGTCATGTCGCCCGCTGCGCTGGGCACCCTGTTGATCCTGATTTCCGCCGCCGCATACGGGGCCATGGCCATCTTCGCGCGGCTGGCGTACGCGGCGGGCAGCGACCTGTACACGCTGCTGGCCCTGCGCTTTCTGATCGCCTCGGGCGCGCTGCTGCTGCTGCTGCGCCTGACCGGGCGGCGCTTGCCCGGTGGCCCCGCCCTGTTGGGCCTGACCCTGATGGGCGGGGTGGTCTACATGGCGCAGGCCCTGGCGTACTTCGCCGCCTTGCAGTTCATTCCGGCCGGGCTGGTGGCCCTGCTGCTGTACACCTACCCGGCCATGGTGACGCTGGCCGACGCCTGGCTGCACCGCACCCCGCTGACCCCGCCCAAGCTGGGCGCCCTGGCCCTCGCCCTGCTGGGAACGGCCCTGACCCTGGGGCCGCAGACGCTGCCCGAGGGCGGCACGCTGGGCGTCTTGCTGGCACTCGCTTCGGGAGTGATCTACACCGGCTACATCCTGGCCGGAAACCGCCTGCTGCCCGGAACCGGAGTGATCGCATCCTCGAGCGTGATCCTGGGCTCGGCCGCGCTGGTCAGCGCCCTGCTCGCCGCCGTGCAGGGTCCGCAGTTGCCGGGAACGCCGCTGGGCTGGGCGGCGGTGGGCGGGGTGGCGCTGGTGTCCACCGTGATCGCCAGCGTGACCTTCTTCGCCGGACTGCGCCGCATCGGCCCCAGCAACGCGGCGCTGCTGTCCACCTTTGAACCCGCCGTCACGCTGCTGCTGGCCGCGCTGGTGCTGGGCGAGCGGGTCAGCGGCCTGCAGCTGGCAGGCGGGCTGCTGATCGTGGCCTCGGCGCTGCTGGTGCAGTTGGGAATGCACGCCACCGGACGGCGGGCCGCGCAGGGGTAGGATGACCGCATGGCCACTCTGGAACTGCTGGGATGCCCGCTGATCATCGCCGGGCAAGAGGTCGAAACCGAAACGCGCGAGGTGGTGCGCGCGCCCTTCGACGGCACGCCGCTGTACTCGGTGTCTCAGGCGGGCGGAAG is from Deinobacterium chartae and encodes:
- a CDS encoding DMT family transporter, producing the protein MSPAALGTLLILISAAAYGAMAIFARLAYAAGSDLYTLLALRFLIASGALLLLLRLTGRRLPGGPALLGLTLMGGVVYMAQALAYFAALQFIPAGLVALLLYTYPAMVTLADAWLHRTPLTPPKLGALALALLGTALTLGPQTLPEGGTLGVLLALASGVIYTGYILAGNRLLPGTGVIASSSVILGSAALVSALLAAVQGPQLPGTPLGWAAVGGVALVSTVIASVTFFAGLRRIGPSNAALLSTFEPAVTLLLAALVLGERVSGLQLAGGLLIVASALLVQLGMHATGRRAAQG